The nucleotide window ATCTGGGAGGCGGCTCTTTTTGCTCCTGCCAAAAAGATAGATAACCTGGTGGTTACCATTGATGTGAACGGACAGCAAATAGATGGTTCTACCAACGATGTATTGTCGCTGGGCGATTTAAGGGCCAAATGGATGGCCTTTGGATGGGAGGTAATTGAGCTGGAGGGAAATAATATGAAGGAAATAGTAGAAGCACTAACCTTTGCAAAGAGCAGGACTTTCAGGGGTAAGCCTATTGTTATTTTAATGCATACAAATATGGGACATGGCGTAAGCTTTATGACGGGGTCACATAAATGGCATGGCATTGCGCCCAACGATGAGCAGCTTAACATGGCGCTGTCTGAACTTTCCTCAACCCTGTCAGACTATTAAGATCCTACTACCCAATAATTTAAATAGCTTATAATGACTAAATATACATTTACAGAAAAGAAAGATACCCGGTCTGGTTTTGGCGCCGGTTTAGTGGAAGCAGCTAGAAGAAATGATAAAGTGGTGGCGCTTTGTGCCGACCTGATTGGTTCTCTTAAAATGGAGGCCTTTATTAAAGAATTCCCCGGAAGATTTACACAGGTGGGAATTGCAGAAGCCAATATGATGGGTATTGCAGCCGGTATGTCTATTGGAGGTGAAATACCTTTTACCGGAACCTTTGCCAATTTTTCCACAGGCAGGGTTTATGACCAGATCAGGCAAAGTATTGCCTACAGTGGGAAGAATGTAAAAATATGCGCTTCACACGCCGGGCTCACATTGGGAGAAGACGGTGCTACGCACCAGATCCTCGAAGATATAGGCATGATGAAAATGTTACCCGGAATGACTGTGATTAATCCTTGTGATTATAATCAGACGAAGGCTGCAACAATAGCTATTGCTGATTTTCAAGGGCCTGTTTACCTTAGGTTTGGCCGCCCGGTAGTACCGATCTTCACAGGGGAAGATCAGGTTTTTGAAATAGGTAAAGCGTGGATGGTAAACGAAGGGGCAGATGTAAGCATATTTGCTACCGGGCATTTGGTTTGGGAAGCCATACAAGCCGCTGAA belongs to Niabella yanshanensis and includes:
- a CDS encoding transketolase family protein, coding for MTKYTFTEKKDTRSGFGAGLVEAARRNDKVVALCADLIGSLKMEAFIKEFPGRFTQVGIAEANMMGIAAGMSIGGEIPFTGTFANFSTGRVYDQIRQSIAYSGKNVKICASHAGLTLGEDGATHQILEDIGMMKMLPGMTVINPCDYNQTKAATIAIADFQGPVYLRFGRPVVPIFTGEDQVFEIGKAWMVNEGADVSIFATGHLVWEAIQAAEQLEEMGIKAEVVNIHTIKPLDELAVLKSVAKTRCVVSAEEHNRIGGLGDSIAQLLIKQDPVPQEFVATDDTFGESGKPAELMEKYGLNAASIVKAAQRAMQRK